The segment ATTCGCTGTCGCGCGCGCCCCACATCGACTTCGACCGGAAGGACAGCCTGCAGACCCGCTTCCTACGCGGCACGACGAGGAAGCAGCTCGAGCCGCCGAAGCACTTCGTTCCGGCATCCTCGGACTTCAGGAACGCCGTGGAGCTCGGCCTCGGCTGGGGCATGCTGCCCGAGCAGCAAGTCGAGGGCTCGACACGACTGCGTCCGCTCGGAGTAGGCCGGCCGATCGACGTCCCGTTGTTCTGGCAGCGCTGGAAGCTGGATTCGCCCGTGCTCGACGCCGTATCGGAGGCGGTTCTGGCCGGTGCCCGCAGGTTCCTTCGCTGACAATTACTCGGGTCGATCCGAGGTTACCGGATGGATTTCGCGGCTCAGGCCAAGTATGGAATCGATGTCATCGAAGCCGGCAAGATCGGTCAGCAGCCATTTCGTCGGCCGCATCAGCTTGAGCCTTCCGTCGGCCTCGTCCTGCAGGATCTGCCGCAACGGCGCCCAGTGGGACGAATCCGCCTCCGTGGTCTGGTGCTGCGGCTGACTTCCGCGATCCGCCCGGGTGACGTAGAAGTAGGTGTCGAAGCGCTTCGAGTGTCCCGGCGGCGTCACCCAGTTGGCCCAGGGAACCAGCCTGCCGGCATCCACCCGCGCACCCGTCTCCTCGCGGACCTCCCGGCATGCAGCCGCGAGCAGCACGGCAGAAGCGTCTGCCGGCGACCGGGCGTGATCCGAGCCGACCGACGTGTTCCGCCAGCTGTGCGCGTGTCGGTTCAGCAGTGCCTCATCGGCTTCGAGGTTCACTGCCGCCCTATTGTCGACGTCGTCCACTCGACCGCCGGGGAACACGACGACGCCGGCGGCGAAGTCCATTGTGCTGACCCTGTTCTGGATGAAGGTCTCCAGGGCGTGACCGCCATGCCGGAGCATGATGACGCTGACGGCCAGGCGTGGCGATACATGCTCCGAGCTCGACATGGTACGACTGTACTGACGCTGACTTGCAACCTGAAATCGAGACCGACGTGACAGACACCCAGACCGCGGCCACACTCAATGACGTCTTCGGCCGTGCCGGCACCGGCCCGCTGAGTGGGGTCGTCATAGCCGACTTCACCCGTATTCTTGCCGGACCCTACTGCACCATGCTGCTCGCCGACATGGGCGCGACGGTGATCAAGGTCGAAAGCCCCGCCGGCGACGACACCCGGACTTGGCGGCCCCCGCTGCGTGACGGCGAGGCGACGTACTACCTGGCGGTCAACCGCAACAAGCATTCGATAGCCCTCGATCTGAAGGACGAGGACGATCTCAGAGTCGCCCACGAGATTGCCGCCCGGGCCGATGTCCTGGTGCAGAACTTCAAACCTGGGGGCCTGGCCAGCTTCCGGCTCGACTACGAATCGGTCAAAGGGTTGAATCCCGAGGTGATCTACGCGTCGATCAGCGGTTTCGGTTCGAAGGGCGGCAAGGACCTGCCGGGGTATGACCTCCTGGTACAGGGCATGTCGGGATTGATGAGTATCACCGGTGACCAGGACGGCTCGCCGTACAAGGCCGGCATCGCGGTCTTCGACGTGATGACCGGGATGCATACCGGGATGGGAATCCTCGCCGCGCTGCACCACCGCACCGCGACCGGCAAAGGACAGCATCTGGACCTCAACCTGATGTCCTCGGCGCTGTCGGGCCTGGTCAACCAGACGTCTGCCTATGTAGCGGGCGGTGTCGTGCCGAAGCGGATGGGAAATGGGCACCCGAGCCTGTTCCCGTACGAGCCACTCGAAACCGGCGATGGCGAGTTGATCATTGCCGCCGGCAATGACCGTCAGTTCCGCACGTTGTGCGACGCCCTGGGAATCCCCGAGGTTCCGGCAGACGAGCGGTTCGCCACGATGAACAATCGCAACGCGAACCGGGAGGAACTGCGGCCGATCCTGCTGGAGCGGCTCGCCAAGCGCACGGCCCGGGAGTGGTTCGAGGTGCTGCGCTCGTCAGGCCTGCCCTGCGCCCCGATCCAGGACATCAAGGGCGGCGTCGAGCTCGCGGAGGAGCTGGGACTTGATCCTGTGGTCAACTCCGGAAGCGGCGACCGGCGGGTCCCGGGAATCCGGAATCCGGTCGACTTCTCAGCCACCCCGGTCAGCTACGACCTAGCGCCCCCGCATGTTGGAGAAAGCAGTGCGCTGGTGCGCGCCTGGTTGGAGTCGGACCCGGAACACTGAGGCCTCTCCCCGCGCAAACCGCAAACTCCAGGCCGGTACGCGATCCTCATTACGCGTGATCCTGCCCGGTATTCGAGCTGTGCGAAGCGTGATCGGAGTCATGCAGGTGGACTCGCTCGCCATCGTGGTCGAAAATCGTCAGGATCTCCACCGGGCCGTCCTGGGCACCAATCACGTGCGGGACCATAGTTGAGAACTGAGCCGCTTCGCCTGCCTGAATCAGGACAGTTCGCTCCCCCAGTCGCAGGCGGACGATGCCCGAAAGCACTGTGAACCACTCGCGGCCGGGGTGCACACTCAGCTGCTCTGATCCAGTCGGTCGTTCCGGGCTTATCCGCATCTTCGCCACGGTCATGCCGTGCAGCGCGCGTTCGCCGGACAACAGCCATGTCGTCAGCCCCCGGGTGTGCTCGGGCTGAGGACGAATTACCACGTCCTCGTCCTCGGCGGACTCGACCAGCTGATCAAGCGTGGTTCCGAGAGCCCGGGCGATCGGGACCAGCTGATCGAGGGCGATCCGTCGGTTCCCGGTCTCGATCCGACTCAGCGAGGATGGACTGAGAAAGCAGCGGGAAGCGAGCGCGTCCAGCGACCATCCCCGGGCCAGCCGCAGTCCCCGGATGCGCTGGCGAATCACGGTATCAAGGGCCAATTCTTGCGTCATACGCAAGAGTATATGCCAGTCACGCAGCTCGCGGCTAGAATTGCCGCATGGCAGAACACTTTCATCATCAGCACCGCGACGCCGGGCAGGATCACACGACCGGGCAGGATCACGCGGCCGAACTGGCCGACTTCCTGGACCTCGACGCAAAAGTGCTTGGCACATATCTCGGACAGCTGACCGAGTGGGCCGGGCAACATGCTCCGGATGAGACACGTGCCATCGTCGATCTGGGTGCCGGAACGGGCTCCGGCAGCCTGGCACTTGCGCAGCGTTTCGAGGCGGCCGAGATAGTCGCGATCGACAAATCGGCATTGATGCTTGAGCGGCTTGGAGCGGCGGCTCGCGAGCAGGGATTGGCAGGACGGCTGCGCCTTGTGCAAGCTGACCTGGACCAGGCCTGGCCCGAGGTGGGATCAGTGGACGTGGCATGGGCGGCATCATCGCTGCATGAGGTCGCCGACCCGGACCAGGTGCTCCGCGATGTCTACGCTGCATTAAGGCCAGGCGGCCTACTTGCCGTCGTCGAGATGGATACCCTGCCGCGTTTCCTGCCCGATGACGTAGGGCTGGGACGACCCGGCCTGGAGTCGCGCTGCCATGAGGCATTGGCGCAGGCAGGCTGGAACGCGCATCCGGACTGGCGATCCCACCTGGAGCGGGCCGGCTTCGACGTCGCCGCACAGCGCAGCTTCCCTATCGAGGCGACGTCGGCGACTTCAAGCATCGGGCGCTATGCGAGCGCTTTCCTGCGCCGGATCCGCTTGGCGCTCGAGGGCAAAATCTCCAGAGCGGACCTCGATACCCTCGACCAGCTTCTGGCCGACGACTCTCCGCACGGCATCCTGCACCGCAATGACCTCACCATCCGTGGCAGCCGGACAGCGTGGGCGGCTCTGCGCCGATGAGCTGATGTTGTTCGCTACGGCATGCTCGACCACCGCACCGATCGTGCGAGCGTCGACGATGTCCACCCTGACCGTAAGCAGCTCCTCCAGTTCGTGCTCCAGGCCAGCAGGTTGATGATGTCGTGCCGATCGGTGAACTCCACAATCAGGTCCAGGTCCGACGCCGCACGCCGCCACAGGCGTGTCACGTCTAGGGCTCAGGTCCGGTCGGGCCTCTCCCGCTCCCCGCGCGTCGTCCATCGCCAGTCGAGTGCCGGTAGACCTTCCACCGGGGCGGCGCCGAGTCCTTCCACGAAACGGACGAGTCCGGTTCGACTCGCTGGCGTCAGGTGCGGCGTCATCAGGCGGAGCGCCTTCGCCCGCACCTCCTCGGCGGGGAGGGGGTACCCCTCACTTCCCCAAGCGTGTGCTCGTTCGATGACGGCGCTCTCCCCTCCGGCCTCGATGCTCAGGCGGGGGATCGCCGCATCCGGATCCTCGACGACGGTTACCCGGCTGGCGAGGGCCTGCACCTCTGCATCGGCGAACCGCTCGAAGGACCGCGGTTCCAGCGACTCGCCGAGGAGCAGGAGCGCGAGTGCCACCGGCAGGCTCATACGGGCAGCGTCGATCGTATCGATACTCACGGGGCAGATCATCTGTCGCAGGAAGGGGCTGAGGGTGATCTCCGCGCGGCGCAGCGATTTAGCCGAGGCCCCCGAGCGAGCGATGAACTCAGCCGCCCCGTCGAGCGTCGCGTGCGCGCTGCGGCAGCTTCCGTACCGCTTGATGGCCGAATGATCGGCGTGCCAGACCGTGCCCAGGTGCTCGGTGAGGCCTTCCGGTCGAGCCGACGCTCCGCCGTACACCGCGAAGTAGCCTCCCCAGGTGTCGTCGAAGATCCGGCTCGGGCCGTTCATCCCCTCCGCCGCCAGGCACACCGCGTCGACGCCGGCGCCCGCGGCGTTCGCGGGGTGGAACCGCTTCGTCATCGCACCGTCTTTGGCGAAGGCCCAGGTGCCCGCGCTCGAACTAGCCGCAATCCCGAGCGCGGACGCCGACTGCTCCGCCGAGAGTTCGAGCAGCTTCGCACCTGCAGCCGCCGCGGCGAAGACGCCGCAGGTTCCGGTCGAGTGCCACCCGCTCCCGTTGAGGGCGTCGTAGCCGCCGAGCGCGTTCTGCATGCGACGACCCACCTCGTAACCCACGGTCATTGCAGTCAGCAGCTTTTCTCCTGTCACCGCGCGCCCCACCGTAGGCAGCAGGGCGAGCAGCGTCGGCACGACGACTGCGCCGGTGTGGTCGCATCCCTCGGTATCGTCGATCTCCAGCGCATGCGCCGCCACCGCGTTCACGCGGGCAGCGTGGGAGGCCTCCCGGGCCGGGCCCGGGGACAGGATCGGGGCCTGCCCCGGGGCTCGATAGACCCGTTCGGCAATCATCACCGGCGTACTGCCGTGCCCAGCGACGGCAGCCGCGACGGTATCGAGCAGGTGAGACCGCATCCGAGCCAAGCGATCGGCGCCGACGTCGGCCGGTTCGACTCCATCGATCCACTCCCCCAGCGTCCGGACGCGACTCACGCGCGCTCATCGCCTTCAACGAACAGTCGCTCGAAACGTTGATACGGGTGCTCGTGCCGGGAAGCCGGTTCGACCTCGGCAAGACGGGCGGCGTCGGCGCAGGTGAGCATGATCCCGCGGCCGTCCGCATGGATACGCCCGAGGAACCGTCGGAGCATCCGAGCTCGCCCAGGTGTTCCCATGAGCTCGGCATTTAGCCTCAGCACGAACAGTGTGCCCCACCGGGCGGCCCCTAGATACTCCTGCCACCAGTTCTCCTCGACCACCTCGATGGGGGTGATGCGCGATTGCCCCGGAGGAAAGGGCGGGTCGAGGTTATACGCGAGGTATTGATAGTCCTCCGTCTCGTAGCGGAATGGAACCTCCATCAGGCCGGGCGCGACCCGGAACGGCACGTCGTCGGAGGGCAGGGAGGAGGACCAGGTGAAGCCGGCGGAAGCCGCCTCCCGCGGGAAGTCCAGCGCCCACTCCCCCGCCGTCGTACGGAACCCTAGCGGCGCCTCACCGAGGACCTCGGCGAGCGCAGCCCGACCGCGCGTCATCTCGCGCAGCTGCCCCAGGAGATCCAGCTCATCGAAATCAAGGTGCAGATCCCCGTGCACGCCGATGAGGTGGCCCTGCGCGTCGATCTCCCGAACAAGGCCCGGATGCCGACGCGCTATCTCTCCGGGGACGAACCACGTCGCGAGGATCGAGGCCTCGCGCAGCACCCTCAGGAGTCTCGCCGAGCCCGCGTCGATCCCGTAGTGGCCGACCGAGCGCGACTTCACCCGGAGGTGATTCTCCGGGCTGGCCGCGAGAAAGGGCAGGTCACCGTCGAGGTCGATCGTCACCACCACGCCGCAGGCGGCATCCTCAGGCCACCGCACGGGCGCCTCCTTCCAGGTAATGTTCGACGACCTCGCCGCAGGTCGCGATCCGAAGGTTCGGGTGACCCTGCAGGTCGTCGATGAATGCCTCGAGCATCAGGAGGCGTCCGGGCGTTCCGATGACCTTCGGATGCCAGATCGATACGACGGGCAGCCCCTCGTCGGCCCCCGCAAAGGCCTCCTCTCGCCACGAACGGAACACCGAGTGATAAGACGCGACGCGATCGAGGCCCGAGGGGAAGTTCGGCGCTCGGTGATAGGCGAATGCCGCGTAGTCGTCGAAGAGCGACTTCGCTGGCACCTCGGCGAGGCCACTTCCGGCGTGCCGGAACGGGAGGTCGCCGCTGCGCAGCGAGCTTGAGTACGTGTACCCGTGTTCCTTCAGCAGACCGATCGTAGCCGGATCGACGTCACCCGAGGGGGCACGGAATCCACGCGCATGATCGCCGAGGACGTCGATGAACGCCTGCTGAGACCGCTCGAGGATTCCGACCTGCTCGGCTCGCGGAAGGCCGAAGAGCGTCTCATGGCGATCCCCGTGGCCCGCCATCTCATGTCCCTCGTCCCGGATCCTTCGGCACAGCTCCGGCCAATGACGGACCACCCACCCCGGGGTGAAGAATGTTGCGCGGACGTCGGCCGCAGCGAGCAGCTCCAGAATCCGAGGAACCGCTCGATGCGGGCCGTAACTGCCGAAGACGAAGTAGCCGGGTCTGGTGCCGATCGAGCCGTCGACGAGCGCCGAACCGGACGGGCCGTCGAGATCGAACGCGAGCGCGAAGAATCCCGGGGTCGATGCATCAGCGGAGCTCATATCGCTCCTCCTCATGGGTAGCGTGGTGTGGAATCGAAGCATCGCGACGGCTCGATCAGCCGCCCGAGCCGCGCTCAGGGGAGCATGCTGAGCAGGATTTTTCCCTTCTGCACGCCCGATTCGGCGTGCTCGTGAGCGCCCACCACGTCTTCGAGCGGGAACACCCGATCTACGATCGGCCGCACACGCCCGTCAGCCACCATCGGCCAGATGTCGCGCTCGACACCCTGGAGGATCCGGGCTCGCTCCTCGAGCGGGCGGTCTCGAAGCGAGGTGACATGCAACGACATCCGCTTCTCCATCAT is part of the Saxibacter everestensis genome and harbors:
- a CDS encoding NUDIX hydrolase, which translates into the protein MSSSEHVSPRLAVSVIMLRHGGHALETFIQNRVSTMDFAAGVVVFPGGRVDDVDNRAAVNLEADEALLNRHAHSWRNTSVGSDHARSPADASAVLLAAACREVREETGARVDAGRLVPWANWVTPPGHSKRFDTYFYVTRADRGSQPQHQTTEADSSHWAPLRQILQDEADGRLKLMRPTKWLLTDLAGFDDIDSILGLSREIHPVTSDRPE
- a CDS encoding CaiB/BaiF CoA transferase family protein, whose product is MTDTQTAATLNDVFGRAGTGPLSGVVIADFTRILAGPYCTMLLADMGATVIKVESPAGDDTRTWRPPLRDGEATYYLAVNRNKHSIALDLKDEDDLRVAHEIAARADVLVQNFKPGGLASFRLDYESVKGLNPEVIYASISGFGSKGGKDLPGYDLLVQGMSGLMSITGDQDGSPYKAGIAVFDVMTGMHTGMGILAALHHRTATGKGQHLDLNLMSSALSGLVNQTSAYVAGGVVPKRMGNGHPSLFPYEPLETGDGELIIAAGNDRQFRTLCDALGIPEVPADERFATMNNRNANREELRPILLERLAKRTAREWFEVLRSSGLPCAPIQDIKGGVELAEELGLDPVVNSGSGDRRVPGIRNPVDFSATPVSYDLAPPHVGESSALVRAWLESDPEH
- a CDS encoding helix-turn-helix domain-containing protein encodes the protein MTQELALDTVIRQRIRGLRLARGWSLDALASRCFLSPSSLSRIETGNRRIALDQLVPIARALGTTLDQLVESAEDEDVVIRPQPEHTRGLTTWLLSGERALHGMTVAKMRISPERPTGSEQLSVHPGREWFTVLSGIVRLRLGERTVLIQAGEAAQFSTMVPHVIGAQDGPVEILTIFDHDGERVHLHDSDHASHSSNTGQDHA
- a CDS encoding class I SAM-dependent methyltransferase, giving the protein MAEHFHHQHRDAGQDHTTGQDHAAELADFLDLDAKVLGTYLGQLTEWAGQHAPDETRAIVDLGAGTGSGSLALAQRFEAAEIVAIDKSALMLERLGAAAREQGLAGRLRLVQADLDQAWPEVGSVDVAWAASSLHEVADPDQVLRDVYAALRPGGLLAVVEMDTLPRFLPDDVGLGRPGLESRCHEALAQAGWNAHPDWRSHLERAGFDVAAQRSFPIEATSATSSIGRYASAFLRRIRLALEGKISRADLDTLDQLLADDSPHGILHRNDLTIRGSRTAWAALRR
- a CDS encoding MmgE/PrpD family protein, whose amino-acid sequence is MSRVRTLGEWIDGVEPADVGADRLARMRSHLLDTVAAAVAGHGSTPVMIAERVYRAPGQAPILSPGPAREASHAARVNAVAAHALEIDDTEGCDHTGAVVVPTLLALLPTVGRAVTGEKLLTAMTVGYEVGRRMQNALGGYDALNGSGWHSTGTCGVFAAAAAGAKLLELSAEQSASALGIAASSSAGTWAFAKDGAMTKRFHPANAAGAGVDAVCLAAEGMNGPSRIFDDTWGGYFAVYGGASARPEGLTEHLGTVWHADHSAIKRYGSCRSAHATLDGAAEFIARSGASAKSLRRAEITLSPFLRQMICPVSIDTIDAARMSLPVALALLLLGESLEPRSFERFADAEVQALASRVTVVEDPDAAIPRLSIEAGGESAVIERAHAWGSEGYPLPAEEVRAKALRLMTPHLTPASRTGLVRFVEGLGAAPVEGLPALDWRWTTRGERERPDRT
- a CDS encoding polysaccharide deacetylase family protein, whose product is MRWPEDAACGVVVTIDLDGDLPFLAASPENHLRVKSRSVGHYGIDAGSARLLRVLREASILATWFVPGEIARRHPGLVREIDAQGHLIGVHGDLHLDFDELDLLGQLREMTRGRAALAEVLGEAPLGFRTTAGEWALDFPREAASAGFTWSSSLPSDDVPFRVAPGLMEVPFRYETEDYQYLAYNLDPPFPPGQSRITPIEVVEENWWQEYLGAARWGTLFVLRLNAELMGTPGRARMLRRFLGRIHADGRGIMLTCADAARLAEVEPASRHEHPYQRFERLFVEGDERA
- a CDS encoding polysaccharide deacetylase family protein, producing MSSADASTPGFFALAFDLDGPSGSALVDGSIGTRPGYFVFGSYGPHRAVPRILELLAAADVRATFFTPGWVVRHWPELCRRIRDEGHEMAGHGDRHETLFGLPRAEQVGILERSQQAFIDVLGDHARGFRAPSGDVDPATIGLLKEHGYTYSSSLRSGDLPFRHAGSGLAEVPAKSLFDDYAAFAYHRAPNFPSGLDRVASYHSVFRSWREEAFAGADEGLPVVSIWHPKVIGTPGRLLMLEAFIDDLQGHPNLRIATCGEVVEHYLEGGARAVA